In Streptomyces capitiformicae, one genomic interval encodes:
- a CDS encoding transporter substrate-binding domain-containing protein, which translates to MNSVLGRRTRILAATTATAGLLFVAGCSSTDDGGSGTKTAAGGVELVKAGQLTTCTHLPYPPFQSEIDGKVQGFDVSLIDLVAEDLGVKQEILDTPFENFKTGAFLNSGECDLAAAGMTITEERKKNVDFSDPYFDATQAVLADKKAGIGSFADLKGKKVGTQAQTTGEDYVKGQGLDPVSFESSDAVLNGLRAGQVDAVVIDYPVVQGWLKDKANADAFEVAEQINTGEQYGFAIKKGNAKLLAAVNKALAEAKADGAYQELYEKWIGPYDESAASASPSAS; encoded by the coding sequence GTGAACTCGGTCCTCGGACGCCGGACCCGCATCCTGGCCGCCACCACCGCTACGGCCGGGCTGCTGTTCGTCGCCGGCTGCTCCTCGACCGACGACGGTGGCAGCGGCACCAAGACCGCCGCCGGTGGGGTCGAACTGGTCAAGGCCGGTCAGCTCACCACCTGCACCCACCTCCCGTACCCGCCGTTCCAGTCGGAGATCGACGGCAAGGTGCAGGGCTTCGACGTGTCGCTGATCGACCTCGTCGCCGAGGACCTGGGTGTGAAGCAGGAGATCCTCGACACGCCGTTCGAGAACTTCAAGACGGGCGCCTTCCTGAACTCCGGCGAGTGCGACCTGGCCGCGGCCGGCATGACGATCACCGAGGAGCGCAAGAAGAACGTCGACTTCTCCGACCCGTACTTCGACGCCACCCAGGCCGTCCTCGCCGACAAGAAGGCCGGCATCGGCTCCTTCGCGGACCTCAAGGGCAAGAAGGTCGGCACCCAGGCGCAGACCACCGGTGAGGACTATGTCAAGGGCCAGGGCCTCGACCCGGTCTCCTTCGAGTCCTCCGACGCCGTCCTCAACGGCCTGCGCGCCGGCCAGGTCGACGCCGTCGTCATCGACTACCCGGTCGTCCAGGGCTGGCTGAAGGACAAGGCCAACGCCGACGCCTTCGAGGTCGCCGAGCAGATCAACACCGGTGAGCAGTACGGCTTCGCGATCAAGAAGGGCAACGCCAAGCTCCTCGCCGCCGTCAACAAGGCGCTCGCCGAGGCCAAGGCCGACGGCGCCTACCAGGAGCTCTACGAGAAGTGGATCGGCCCGTACGACGAGAGCGCCGCCTCCGCTTCCCCGTCCGCCTCATGA
- a CDS encoding amino acid ABC transporter permease: protein MSATDTDTALQPKRKGLSRRQKRTLSRGAQYALFVAAVIAFAVSADWDRLKNQFAQADIAEQMFPDVITMALKNTVLYTLSGFAVGLVLGMVIALMRLSSVGPYRWFAGVYIEIFRGLPALLIFIFIGVAVPLAFPGTEIVGGTYGKVALALGLVAAAYMAETIRAGIQAVPKGQMEAARSLGFSPARAMVSIIIPQAFRIILPPLTNELVLLFKDSSLVLFLGVTLGERELSKYGRDLASTTANSTPILVAGLCYLLVTIPLGFVVRRMEAKAQEAVK, encoded by the coding sequence ATGAGCGCGACCGACACGGACACAGCGCTCCAGCCGAAGCGGAAGGGGCTGAGCCGGCGGCAGAAGCGCACCCTCTCGCGGGGTGCGCAGTACGCCCTCTTCGTCGCCGCCGTGATCGCCTTCGCGGTCTCGGCCGACTGGGACCGGCTGAAGAACCAGTTCGCGCAGGCCGACATCGCCGAGCAGATGTTCCCCGACGTCATCACCATGGCGCTGAAGAACACCGTGCTCTACACGCTGTCCGGCTTCGCCGTCGGCCTGGTGCTCGGCATGGTCATCGCGCTGATGAGGCTGTCGTCGGTGGGCCCGTACCGCTGGTTCGCCGGGGTGTACATCGAGATCTTCCGCGGTCTGCCCGCCCTGCTGATCTTCATCTTCATCGGCGTCGCCGTCCCGCTCGCCTTCCCCGGCACGGAGATCGTCGGCGGCACCTACGGCAAGGTCGCCCTGGCACTCGGCCTGGTGGCGGCGGCGTACATGGCGGAAACGATCCGGGCGGGCATCCAGGCCGTCCCCAAGGGCCAGATGGAAGCGGCCCGCTCACTGGGCTTCTCACCCGCCCGTGCCATGGTCTCGATCATCATTCCCCAGGCGTTCAGGATCATCCTGCCGCCCCTCACCAACGAGTTGGTGTTGCTGTTCAAGGACTCCTCACTCGTCCTGTTCCTCGGTGTCACGCTGGGGGAGCGCGAACTGTCCAAGTACGGCCGCGACCTGGCCAGCACCACCGCCAACTCCACGCCGATCCTCGTCGCCGGCCTGTGCTACCTGCTGGTGACCATCCCGCTCGGCTTCGTCGTGCGGCGCATGGAGGCGAAGGCCCAGGAGGCCGTGAAATGA
- a CDS encoding amino acid ABC transporter ATP-binding protein, whose amino-acid sequence MSTRTTGTTGTTGTTRPEIQVRGLHKSFGDNEVLRGIDLEIDQGEVVCVIGPSGSGKSTLLRCVNLLEEPTKGQVFVGGTELTDPDVDIDAVRRRIGMVFQQFNLFPHLTVTENLTLPQRRVLGRDKAKAAAVAAENLERVGLAEKADAYPSSLSGGQQQRVAIARSLSMGPEVMLFDEPTSALDPELVGDVLAVMRMLAQEGMTMMVVTHEMTFAREVADRVVFMDDGVIVEDGTPAQVIGNPAHERTRHFLSRLLDPAMADVEEETSDQVGGED is encoded by the coding sequence ATGAGTACCAGGACTACCGGGACTACCGGGACTACCGGGACTACCAGGCCGGAGATCCAAGTCCGTGGACTGCACAAGTCGTTCGGCGACAACGAGGTCCTGCGCGGCATCGACCTGGAGATCGACCAGGGCGAGGTCGTGTGCGTCATCGGCCCGTCCGGCTCCGGCAAGTCGACGCTGCTGCGGTGCGTGAACCTCCTGGAGGAGCCCACAAAGGGCCAGGTCTTCGTCGGCGGAACGGAGTTGACGGACCCCGACGTCGACATCGACGCCGTACGCCGCCGTATCGGCATGGTCTTCCAGCAGTTCAACCTCTTCCCGCACCTCACGGTGACCGAGAACCTCACCCTGCCGCAGCGCCGGGTGCTGGGGCGGGACAAGGCGAAGGCTGCCGCCGTGGCCGCCGAGAACCTCGAGCGGGTGGGCCTCGCGGAGAAGGCGGACGCCTACCCGTCCTCCCTCTCCGGCGGCCAGCAGCAACGGGTGGCCATCGCCCGCTCGCTGTCCATGGGACCCGAGGTGATGCTGTTCGACGAGCCGACCTCGGCGCTCGACCCCGAACTGGTGGGTGACGTTCTCGCGGTCATGCGCATGCTCGCTCAGGAGGGCATGACGATGATGGTGGTGACCCACGAGATGACCTTCGCCCGCGAGGTCGCCGACCGCGTCGTCTTCATGGACGACGGAGTGATCGTCGAGGACGGCACTCCAGCCCAGGTCATCGGCAACCCCGCCCACGAGCGCACCCGCCACTTCCTGTCGAGGCTGCTTGACCCGGCGATGGCGGACGTGGAGGAGGAGACGTCGGACCAGGTGGGCGGAGAGGACTGA
- a CDS encoding amidohydrolase family protein, translating into MSERAVLHVKGRILVGPEDVRDELWVIDGRVSYDRPAGARDIRTVEGWALPGLVDAHCHVGLGAHGPVDTDVAEKQALSDRDAGTLLIRDAGSPSDTRWVDDREDLPKIIRAGRHIARTRRYIRNFAHEIEPEELVAYVAQEARRGDGWVKLVGDWIDREVGDLAPCWPRESVEAAIAEAHRLGARVTAHCFAESSLRDLVESGIDCIEHATGLTDDLIPLFASRGVAIVPTLVNIATFPTMAAGGEAKFPRWSTHMRRLHTHRYDTVRNAYDAGIPVYVGTDAGSSLPHGLVADEVAELVKAGIPPVEALSATTWGAREWLGRPALEEGAAADLVVYERDPRTDVRVLGAPLRVVLNGRVVG; encoded by the coding sequence ATGAGCGAGCGCGCGGTGCTGCATGTGAAGGGCCGGATTCTGGTCGGACCCGAGGACGTCCGGGACGAACTGTGGGTGATCGACGGCCGGGTGTCGTACGACCGCCCGGCCGGCGCCCGGGACATCCGTACCGTCGAGGGCTGGGCGCTGCCCGGCCTGGTAGACGCGCACTGCCACGTCGGCCTCGGCGCGCACGGCCCGGTGGACACGGACGTCGCGGAGAAGCAGGCCCTGTCCGACCGGGACGCCGGCACCCTGCTGATCCGCGACGCGGGCTCGCCCTCCGACACCCGCTGGGTCGACGACCGCGAGGACCTCCCGAAGATCATCCGCGCCGGCCGCCACATCGCCCGTACCCGCCGCTATATCCGGAACTTCGCGCATGAGATCGAGCCGGAGGAACTGGTCGCGTACGTCGCCCAGGAGGCCCGGCGCGGCGACGGCTGGGTCAAGCTGGTCGGCGACTGGATCGACCGCGAGGTGGGCGACCTGGCACCGTGCTGGCCGCGCGAGTCGGTGGAGGCGGCCATTGCCGAAGCCCATCGCCTGGGCGCCCGGGTGACGGCTCACTGCTTCGCGGAGTCGTCGTTGCGCGACCTCGTGGAGTCGGGCATCGACTGCATCGAACACGCGACGGGCCTGACGGACGACCTGATCCCGCTCTTCGCCTCGCGCGGTGTCGCCATCGTCCCCACGCTCGTCAACATCGCCACCTTCCCGACCATGGCGGCCGGCGGCGAGGCCAAATTCCCCCGCTGGTCCACCCACATGCGACGCCTCCACACCCACCGCTACGACACCGTCCGCAACGCCTACGACGCCGGCATCCCCGTCTACGTCGGCACGGACGCGGGCAGCTCACTCCCGCACGGCCTGGTGGCGGACGAGGTGGCGGAACTGGTCAAGGCCGGCATCCCTCCGGTGGAAGCCCTGTCGGCGACAACCTGGGGCGCCCGCGAGTGGCTGGGCCGCCCCGCCCTGGAGGAGGGCGCGGCAGCGGATCTCGTGGTGTACGAACGGGACCCCCGCACCGATGTACGTGTGCTGGGGGCCCCGCTGAGGGTGGTGCTGAACGGGCGGGTCGTCGGGTGA
- a CDS encoding SMI1/KNR4 family protein: MIFDPADESEYVGPPVDAEMIRRAEDVLQVRLPKSYVDLVSVQNGGVLRNRCFPTEFPTSWAPDHVCLDVIWGVGGAWGVDVVSPRLIAEWSYPEIGIVLGITPSAGHDTMMLDYAECGPLGEPSVSYVDEDRVPRRIANSFSEFLHGLVSCRTYGDDAD, translated from the coding sequence ATGATCTTCGACCCAGCCGATGAATCCGAGTACGTCGGCCCGCCGGTGGACGCCGAGATGATTCGGCGGGCCGAGGACGTGCTTCAGGTTCGCCTGCCGAAGAGCTACGTCGATCTGGTGTCCGTCCAGAACGGCGGCGTGCTGCGAAATCGTTGCTTCCCCACCGAGTTCCCCACGTCGTGGGCGCCGGACCATGTGTGCCTCGACGTGATCTGGGGGGTCGGTGGCGCATGGGGAGTGGATGTGGTGTCACCCCGCCTGATCGCTGAATGGAGTTATCCCGAGATCGGCATCGTCCTCGGCATCACTCCCTCAGCCGGGCACGACACCATGATGCTCGACTATGCCGAGTGCGGGCCGCTGGGTGAGCCTTCCGTGTCGTACGTCGATGAGGACAGGGTGCCGAGGCGCATCGCGAATTCGTTCTCGGAATTTCTGCACGGCCTTGTCTCGTGTCGCACATACGGCGATGACGCGGACTGA